In Bombus vancouverensis nearcticus chromosome 1, iyBomVanc1_principal, whole genome shotgun sequence, a single genomic region encodes these proteins:
- the LOC117153353 gene encoding putative G-protein coupled receptor B0563.6: MNDLVRSWGSCKCEKQRGKECVAERGRSKMMDTVNVTGAGTRICLVEDFEVSEDPRTPSLRRISYGIILPTICCFGIVGNILNLVVLTRRNMRGTAYIYMRGYSAAALLAILFCIPFALRVLIHKETGRWRNWMQAFYHTHLELFLGNGCLGVGVMMLLALTVERYVSVCRPGQHTRPLCGPPHLTVALIPLATFLVYLPSVFREEITTCLLAPDGPVIYQKRENQSYLDSMFYQVYKVILEIVFKVAPTILLAGFNLRIMIVYRRSCERRRRMTLSRTASNDEDPRTFAEERRLVLLLGSTSILFLVCVSPMVILNVTLRESNLSHYPYQVFRALANLLEVINYSITFYIYCMFSEDFRNTLIRTLQWPCRKTSHEGRGLPMKRSSIPRPTTTTTTTTTITTTTLPTTAVATPGHLTRASVYWRLVSLFLSYPHQSHLKGEKPRETEFSQPQNSDAVYQSTSSGSALTSIPRLLNIITRYRIHRQILVYRDSRFAYGTNSNQRDIELSFLPSKLSNKKIHQFFTVMHSTLIGSATEPQIYSSD; encoded by the exons ATGAACGATTTGGTTCGAAGTTGGGGCAGCTGTAAATGCGAGAAACAGCGAGGAAAAGAGTGCGTGGCAGAGAGGGGCAGAAGCAAAATGATGGATACAGTGAACGTAACAGGCGCGGGGACACGAATATGCCTAGTGGAAGATTTCGAAGTATCGGAGGATCCTCGAACTCCGTCTTTGAGACGAATCAGCTACGGCATTATCCTGCCTACCATCTGTTGCTTTGGAATCGTCGGCAATATTTTAAACTTGGTAGTGCTTACCAGACGCAATATGCGAGGAACCGCTTACATCTACATGAGAG GTTATTCAGCAGCCGCGCTTCTCGCAATTTTGTTCTGCATCCCTTTCGCACTCAGGGTCCTTATTCATAAAGAAACAGGCCGATGGAGAAATTGGATGCAAGCTTTCTATCATACTCATCTCGAACTTTTCTTAGGGAATGGCTGTTTAG GGGTTGGAGTGATGATGCTGCTAGCACTGACGGTGGAACGTTACGTTAGCGTTTGTCGGCCTGGTCAGCACACTCGTCCGCTCTGTGGGCCTCCGCATTTAACGGTGGCTCTCATTCCCCTTGCAACGTTTCTGGTTTATCTTCCGAGTGTGTTTCGCGAAGAAATTACTACTTGTCTTCTGGCACCGGATGGACCGGTTATTTATCAAAAGAGGGAAAATCAGTCGTATCTCGACTCGATGTTTTATCAG GTATACAAGGTAATTTTGGAGATCGTTTTCAAAGTAGCGCCGACAATACTTCTGGCTGGCTTCAATCTTCGAATAATGATAGTCTATCGGCGATCCTGCGAACGTCGTCGGCGAATGACACTGTCCAGGACAGCGAGCAACGACGAAGATCCGAGAACGTTCGCGGAAGAGAGAAGACTCGTGCTTCTTCTAGGCAGTACCAGCATATTGTTTCTGGTCTGCGTTAGTCCTATGGTAATTCTGAATGTCACATTGAGGGAGAGCAATCTCAGTCACTATCCTTACCAG GTGTTTCGCGCTCTGGCCAATTTGCTAGAGGTAATCAATTACTCGATTACCTTCTACATCTACTGCATGTTCTCGGAGGATTTCCGAAACACCTTGATCCGCACTCTGCAGTGGCCCTGCAGGAAAACCAGCCACGAGGGACGAGGACTTCCGATGAAACGTTCCTCCATACCGAGACcgaccaccaccaccactaccactACTACCATCACCACCACCACACTACCGACAACCGCTGTTGCGACTCCTGGTCATTTAACGCGTGCCAGCGTTTACTGGCGTTTAGTCTCTCTCTTCCTATCCTATCCGCATCAAAGTCATCTGAAAGGAGAGAAACCGCGCGAAACCGAATTTTCCCAACCGCAAAACTCCGACGCGGTATATCAGTCTACTTCCTCCGGCAGTGCTTTAACAAGCATCCCGCGGTTGTTAAATATCATAACGCGATATCGGATACATCGGCAGATATTAGTATATCGCGACTCGCGTTTCGCTTATGGAACGAACTCGAACCAACGCGATATCGAACTATCGTTTCTGCCGTCGAAGCTCTCCAACAAGAAGATTCACCAATTTTTCACTGTGATGCATTCCACCCTTATCGGTTCGGCGACCGAACCACAAATTTACAGTTCCGACTGA